The proteins below are encoded in one region of Candidatus Flexicrinis proximus:
- a CDS encoding PspA/IM30 family protein → MASLFEKINTLVSASLHGLVDRALQANSVQVLDEYIRQVERNLEELEESTANVGGTVKTLRRKYEEFTEAADKLDSSIDALIVAGKDDLAMAAQSQLNTKKQLAQEYYQQWEEQNKQYELMLGMRAKLQTRLVSIKQEREHLIGLMQLMESKRIAAKTMKSLDQISTVGDAEISSLSEQIRSRLDKEDARLEQATRNVSDQIDDAVRSSELERQLEERRARLLGKQG, encoded by the coding sequence ATGGCGAGTCTGTTTGAAAAGATCAACACGCTGGTGAGCGCCAGTTTGCACGGGCTGGTTGACCGGGCGCTTCAGGCCAACTCGGTGCAGGTGCTGGACGAATATATCCGGCAGGTCGAGCGCAATCTCGAAGAGCTGGAAGAGTCGACGGCTAATGTCGGCGGCACGGTCAAGACACTGCGGCGCAAGTACGAGGAATTTACCGAGGCGGCAGACAAGCTCGACTCGAGCATCGATGCCCTGATCGTGGCGGGAAAAGACGACCTGGCCATGGCCGCGCAGAGCCAGTTGAACACCAAGAAGCAGCTTGCGCAGGAATACTACCAACAGTGGGAAGAGCAGAACAAGCAGTACGAGCTGATGCTCGGGATGCGTGCCAAGCTGCAGACCCGCCTGGTGTCGATCAAGCAGGAGCGCGAGCATCTGATCGGTCTGATGCAGCTGATGGAGAGCAAGCGCATCGCCGCCAAGACGATGAAATCGCTCGACCAGATTTCCACGGTTGGCGATGCCGAAATCAGCAGCCTGAGCGAGCAGATCCGGTCGCGGCTTGATAAAGAAGATGCACGCCTGGAACAGGCTACCCGCAACGTCTCCGACCAAATCGACGATGCCGTTCGCAGCAGCGAACTGGAACGCCAGCTGGAGGAACGCCGGGCGCGTTTGCTTGGTAAGCAAGGCTAA